A single window of Penaeus chinensis breed Huanghai No. 1 chromosome 9, ASM1920278v2, whole genome shotgun sequence DNA harbors:
- the LOC125028690 gene encoding filaggrin-2-like, giving the protein MWEREMSSTSQLVLASHPSNTGHYKGHYDKHKYYGDAHSGKKGGKGHHNGSRDSHDTPIALNVSDFSTREATRKYDQHTTRLSFGLLLACLQNPSLISPQDGHRHGSRGTPRESQHLAIVAKDDLQASATGYGGYGGGSSHKGHGGYGGSHYDQGGHKGQQGYHADKGHKGSHYGDHGKAHYSGYHDDHGKHYKGHDDKHKYYGDAHSGKKGGKGHHYGSKGHHNKGHKDKGFKNVYHKEEYGHTKKFYDDHDDKKYHNNHDDLDTYFKAHKGSDYKGGHYKICSLLDYVFKSF; this is encoded by the exons ATGTGGGAAAGAGAAATGAGCAGCACAAGTCAACTGGTTTTGGCTTCCCATCCATCCAACACTGG GCACTACAAGGGCCACTACGACAAGCACAAGTACTACGGCGACGCCCACAGtggcaagaagggagggaagggtcacCACAACGGCTCCAGGG ACTCCCACGACACTCCAATTGCTCTCAACGTCAGTGATTTTTCTACAAGGGAAGCCACGAGAAAGTACGACCAACACACCACGcgtctctctttcggtctcttgcTTGCCTGTTTGCAGAATccgtccctcatctcccctcaggACGGACACCGTCACGGTTCACGAGGGACACCACGAGAAAG CCAGCATTTGGCAATCGTGGCCAAGGACGACCTCCAAGCCTCTGCCACGG GATACGGAGGATACGGAGGCGGAAGTTCCCACAAGGGCCACGGAGGCTACGGAGGCTCCCACTACGACCAGGGTGGCCACAAGGGCCAGCAGGGATACCACGCTGACAAGGGCCACAAGGGCAGCCACTACGGCGACCACGGCAAGGCGCACTACAGT GGTTACCATGACGACCATGGCAAGCACTACAAGGGCCATGACGACAAGCACAAGTACTACGGCGACGCCCACAGcggcaagaagggagggaagggtcacCACTACGGCTCCAAAGGTCATCACAACAAAGGTCACAAGGACAAG GGCTTCAAGAACGTGTACCACAAGGAGGAATACGGCCACACCAAGAAGTTCTACGACGACCACGACGACAAGAAGTACCACAACAACCACGACGACCTCGATACCTACTTCAAGGCACACAAGGGCAGCGACTACAAGGGAGGCCACTACAAG ATCTGTTCCCTATTAGACTATGTTTTCAAGTCATTCTGA